The Thermoplasma sp. Kam2015 genome has a segment encoding these proteins:
- a CDS encoding ABC transporter ATP-binding protein → MTVVRLEHITRDFGKSSPNGPDAGLFDINLTINNGEFFVILGPSGSGKTTLLRIIAGLEKVDSGHIFLDEYEITDFPPKDRDMAMVFQNYALYPFMTVYDNIAFPLKIQKISKQEIDERVREVAKLLDIEGILNMKPGQISGGQRQRVALGRAIIRRPAVFLMDEPLSNLDAKLRGTMRVELKKLHEQLGITTIYVTHDQIEAMTLADRVAVINRGHLIQVGSPMDVYDSPANTFIAGFVGDPPINFIDGVITHENQDKILKINEFQLDVGQDFPENVVDVIVGIRPEDIGEGNEGFTAELEAIQPLGRRRLEYYILRNSNTRIVRATSSLQERRIGEMVKLIPLNNRILIFDKDSGKLLWNGKRINVAQA, encoded by the coding sequence ATGACCGTAGTACGGCTCGAGCATATAACCAGAGATTTTGGAAAGAGTTCACCTAATGGCCCAGATGCTGGTCTCTTTGATATTAATTTGACGATAAACAATGGAGAATTCTTTGTCATCCTCGGGCCAAGTGGTTCTGGTAAAACCACTCTGTTGAGGATAATAGCCGGTCTTGAGAAGGTAGATTCTGGCCACATATTTCTTGACGAATACGAGATAACCGATTTTCCGCCAAAAGATCGTGATATGGCTATGGTTTTCCAGAATTATGCCCTGTATCCATTTATGACCGTTTATGACAATATAGCATTCCCCCTCAAGATACAGAAGATTAGTAAACAGGAGATAGACGAACGAGTCAGGGAAGTTGCGAAACTTCTGGATATTGAGGGTATTCTGAACATGAAACCTGGACAGATATCAGGTGGGCAGAGGCAAAGGGTCGCTCTGGGAAGGGCGATAATCAGAAGACCAGCCGTATTTCTCATGGACGAACCGCTGTCTAACCTTGATGCCAAGTTACGCGGTACGATGAGGGTAGAACTGAAGAAACTTCATGAACAGCTAGGCATAACAACCATCTATGTGACGCATGACCAGATAGAGGCAATGACTCTTGCCGACAGAGTAGCCGTTATTAACAGAGGACATCTCATACAGGTTGGTAGCCCAATGGATGTTTATGATTCTCCAGCCAATACGTTCATAGCTGGCTTTGTTGGTGATCCTCCTATCAATTTCATAGATGGTGTGATCACCCATGAAAACCAGGATAAGATACTCAAGATCAATGAGTTTCAGCTGGATGTGGGGCAGGATTTCCCAGAAAACGTTGTGGATGTCATAGTTGGTATAAGACCGGAGGATATTGGAGAAGGAAATGAAGGGTTCACTGCCGAACTTGAAGCCATACAGCCACTAGGCAGAAGGCGCCTTGAATACTATATCCTAAGAAATTCAAATACAAGAATAGTAAGGGCCACCTCATCTCTACAGGAACGCAGGATAGGTGAAATGGTTAAGCTGATACCATTGAACAACAGAATACTGATCTTCGATAAAGATTCAGGGAAACTTCTATGGAATGGAAAGAGGATAAATGTTGCTCAAGCTTGA
- a CDS encoding YceI family protein produces the protein MEVMKAWTADLAHSNVEFVVRHMMISRVRGSFKKYDITYNGDPDKLESGRATAKIDVASVFTGDNGRDEDLRSSNFFEVSKYPFITFESTKIEKISDESYKVHGNLTIKGVTKEVAFDGELGGILKDPYGNQRFGFSATASINRREFGLTWNMVLDNGGVMVGDTVKIEIALEMVEVNQK, from the coding sequence ATGGAAGTAATGAAAGCATGGACAGCGGATTTAGCGCATTCTAACGTAGAGTTTGTGGTTCGGCATATGATGATATCTAGGGTAAGAGGAAGCTTTAAGAAGTACGATATAACATACAATGGGGATCCAGACAAGCTTGAATCCGGCAGAGCGACAGCCAAGATAGATGTGGCAAGTGTATTTACTGGCGATAACGGCAGGGATGAAGATCTCAGGTCATCTAACTTTTTCGAGGTATCAAAGTATCCCTTTATTACATTTGAATCCACAAAGATTGAGAAGATCTCTGATGAGAGCTATAAGGTCCATGGGAATTTGACAATAAAGGGCGTGACAAAGGAAGTTGCCTTCGATGGTGAACTCGGGGGCATTCTGAAGGATCCATACGGCAATCAGAGATTTGGTTTCTCAGCGACAGCTTCAATAAACCGCAGAGAATTTGGCCTTACATGGAACATGGTGCTCGATAACGGTGGTGTTATGGTTGGCGATACGGTCAAGATAGAAATTGCTCTGGAAATGGTAGAAGTGAATCAGAAATGA
- a CDS encoding helix-turn-helix domain-containing protein: protein MNKGETCPIVEAIREVGNENDLLVIRFLSEESLGFNDILRKAENMSPKTLSTTLKRLQQKGIIERRIISTQPFRVMYSLTQKGMDLRTVLNDLKIWGSKWLTIADMYPLTSDQR from the coding sequence TTGAATAAGGGAGAGACGTGCCCCATAGTGGAAGCTATAAGGGAAGTCGGAAACGAAAACGATCTGCTGGTTATAAGATTCCTGTCAGAAGAGAGTCTTGGTTTCAACGACATTCTGAGAAAGGCAGAGAATATGAGCCCTAAGACGCTTTCAACTACGCTAAAGAGACTGCAGCAAAAAGGGATAATAGAGAGGAGGATCATCTCCACCCAACCGTTCCGCGTTATGTATTCCCTGACACAGAAAGGGATGGATCTGCGTACCGTACTGAATGATCTCAAGATATGGGGCTCAAAGTGGCTAACTATAGCTGATATGTATCCCCTGACGAGCGATCAGAGATGA